In a genomic window of Paraburkholderia acidiphila:
- a CDS encoding HU family DNA-binding protein, with amino-acid sequence MNKQELIDAVAASTGETKAATGAAIDAILDVVTRAVTSGDSVQLVGFGSFSTGQRAARVGRNPATGAEIQIAAAKTVKFTAGKAFKDAVNAS; translated from the coding sequence ATGAACAAACAGGAACTCATTGACGCAGTCGCCGCTAGCACGGGCGAGACCAAGGCAGCCACGGGCGCAGCCATCGACGCGATTCTCGACGTCGTCACGCGTGCGGTCACCTCGGGTGACTCCGTGCAACTCGTCGGCTTCGGCTCGTTCTCGACTGGCCAGCGTGCCGCCCGCGTGGGCCGCAACCCGGCCACGGGCGCGGAGATCCAGATCGCCGCTGCCAAGACGGTCAAGTTCACCGCCGGCAAGGCATTCAAGGACGCTGTCAACGCGTCGTGA
- a CDS encoding helix-turn-helix domain-containing protein — protein sequence MDRQDEIEGLAILIRDLRKHKKVTLADLARKIGRSVGFLSQVERGLSRPTVADLTAIGEALQTPTTYFYSVSMPRELPWVTRPGERRTLYYGGGITDVLVSPSMSSGFSMLESRLDPGATSGERPVDDSDEQGGFVLEGELTVWLEGSVEPVTLRANDSFQLPARSRFRYANLTDLPARVLWVFT from the coding sequence ATGGACCGGCAGGACGAAATAGAAGGCCTCGCGATCCTCATTCGCGATCTGCGCAAACACAAGAAGGTGACGCTCGCCGATCTCGCGCGGAAAATCGGCCGCTCGGTGGGCTTTCTTTCGCAGGTCGAACGCGGACTTTCGCGGCCCACGGTGGCGGATCTCACGGCCATCGGCGAGGCGCTGCAGACGCCTACCACTTACTTCTACAGCGTGAGCATGCCGCGCGAGCTGCCGTGGGTCACGAGGCCGGGCGAGCGGCGCACGCTCTACTACGGCGGCGGCATTACGGACGTGCTCGTTTCGCCCAGCATGTCGTCGGGTTTCTCGATGCTGGAGAGCCGCCTCGACCCCGGCGCGACAAGCGGCGAGCGCCCTGTGGACGACAGCGACGAGCAGGGCGGCTTTGTGCTGGAGGGGGAGCTGACGGTCTGGCTGGAGGGGAGCGTTGAGCCCGTGACGCTGCGGGCCAATGACAGCTTCCAGTTGCCGGCGCGCAGCCGTTTCCGTTATGCCAATCTCACGGATTTGCCCGCGCGCGTGCTTTGGGTCTTCACCTGA
- a CDS encoding NAD(P)/FAD-dependent oxidoreductase codes for MFAESTRHIDSYYARHYAESGALPERPALAGEHSADVLIVGAGFSGLHTALRLALAGRRVALVEASRVAWAASGRNGGQALLGWSCDMPPFEQALGLAGARELWDSMRWAAAEVRELPARHGFDIGYRPGSLWAAVRRSRVAMLEAARDEAAQKWGYERLRFIPETEMPEWIGSRRYRAALYDPEAGHLDPLKLALGLAGAIERAGGAIFEQSRVLGYRETSSGYVANTREGSVRAGTLVLACNAYIDRLDRDLAGRVLPVGTWQVATRRLAPELARSLLPRNSCVIDNQFVPDYFRLSPDDRLLFGGACTYLGGIPRDIGAAIRPSLERAFPQLRGVEFDYAWGGHIDISIRRTPDVGHERNRYWLQGFSGHGILPTLAAARAVTDAVLGEPHLLSLYERIHNPRFPGGERFAAPLEALGKLWYRLRDVV; via the coding sequence ATGTTCGCCGAATCGACCCGTCATATCGACAGTTATTACGCACGTCACTACGCCGAGAGCGGCGCGCTGCCCGAGCGTCCCGCGCTGGCGGGCGAGCACAGCGCGGACGTTCTGATCGTCGGCGCGGGCTTCAGCGGTTTGCACACGGCGTTGCGGCTGGCGTTGGCCGGGCGCCGCGTGGCGCTCGTCGAGGCGAGCCGCGTGGCGTGGGCCGCTTCGGGGCGCAACGGTGGTCAGGCGCTGCTCGGCTGGTCGTGCGACATGCCGCCGTTCGAGCAGGCGCTGGGTTTGGCGGGCGCGCGCGAATTGTGGGACAGCATGCGCTGGGCGGCGGCCGAAGTGCGCGAGTTGCCTGCGCGGCACGGCTTCGACATCGGCTACCGTCCTGGCAGCCTGTGGGCGGCGGTCCGGCGCTCGCGGGTCGCCATGCTGGAAGCCGCGCGCGACGAGGCCGCGCAAAAATGGGGCTACGAGCGCCTGCGGTTCATTCCCGAGACGGAAATGCCGGAGTGGATCGGCAGCCGCCGTTATCGCGCAGCGCTCTACGATCCGGAGGCGGGGCATCTCGATCCGCTCAAGCTCGCGCTCGGCCTGGCCGGCGCTATCGAGCGCGCGGGCGGCGCCATCTTCGAGCAAAGCCGTGTGCTCGGTTATCGCGAAACGTCGAGTGGCTACGTGGCGAACACGCGAGAAGGCTCGGTGCGCGCCGGCACGCTGGTGCTCGCCTGCAACGCCTACATCGACCGGCTCGATCGCGATCTCGCAGGCCGCGTGCTGCCCGTGGGCACCTGGCAGGTCGCGACGCGCAGGCTCGCCCCTGAGCTTGCGCGCTCGCTGCTGCCGCGCAACAGTTGCGTGATCGACAATCAGTTCGTGCCGGACTACTTTCGCCTGAGCCCGGACGATCGCCTGCTTTTTGGCGGTGCGTGCACCTATCTGGGCGGTATCCCGAGGGACATCGGAGCGGCGATCCGCCCGAGTCTCGAACGTGCTTTCCCGCAGTTGCGCGGCGTCGAATTCGACTACGCGTGGGGCGGTCATATCGACATCAGCATTCGCCGCACGCCCGACGTCGGTCACGAACGCAATCGCTACTGGCTGCAGGGTTTTTCCGGGCACGGCATCCTGCCGACGCTGGCGGCGGCGCGCGCCGTCACCGACGCCGTCCTCGGCGAGCCGCACTTGCTTTCGCTCTATGAGCGCATTCATAATCCGCGCTTCCCGGGCGGCGAGCGCTTCGCCGCGCCGCTCGAGGCGCTCGGCAAGTTGTGGTATCGCCTGCGCGACGTCGTGTGA